Part of the Methylomonas rapida genome is shown below.
CAGCCGCAACGGTAGCATCTATTGCGCCAGCAAATTCGCGCTACGCGGCTTCACGCAGGCGCTGCGGGATGAATGCGGCAAAACCGGGGTTAGGGTATCCCTGATCAATCCCGGCATGGTCGATACGGCGTTTTTTGAAACCTTGCATTTCGCCCCCGGCAGCCAACCGGGTCAGGTTTTGCTGGCCGATGACATCGCCGATGCCGCTCTTTATATCCTGCAGGCCGGCTTGCATTGCGCCATCGATGAAATCAACCTGAGCCCGGCCAGCAAGGTCGTGGAATTCAAAAAGTAGCCCGAGATTCGCCCCCGCTTGAGTCAAGGATTCCATGCAAAATAACTTCCGCACTTTCTTTTCTCCCTCGCCCTGTGGGCGGCGTAACAATAAAAAATGCCAGCGTCACTCGGTTAAAGCTATGGATTTGGTTGAAAATAATTTCCCGCACTCCGGCCTCAATGCCGTTTTAAAACCGGCTCCACTCAAAACGTTGCGCGTCATTCCATTCAAGCCGGCCCAGCTTTTACCACGCTTCATTAGCGAGGTGGCGGCAGGAGATTGCGGGCACCGGACTTCAGGCTGTCGGCGCCTTGGTCGATGATCGCGTCGACCGGATTTTGCGGAGAGCCATAACGGGGATCGCCATAGCGCGGATCGGAATATCTTGGGTCGCCATATCGCGGATCTCCATAACCTTGCGGTTCGTGCATGTCGTGACGCTCTTCGGACCGCTCCCGGCCTCGCTCGCTGGATTCCAAAGCCTGTTTGTTGGTGTTTTCCCAGCGTGATTCGGTCTGACGTTTTGCCTTGTATTGACCTTTGCCTTTTTCATGGCGCACTTGGGCGTGCTGCTTTCCTTTTGCCTGTTCCTTACCTTTCGCCAGCACCGGATTGCCGATTAACATTGCCGAGATAAAGAGGGCGATTAATGGGGCGATTTTGTTCATTTTAGCGCTCCTATTGTTTTTTTCCGCCTAACTATAGCCGATTATTTTTGACCCGGCGGCAATTCCCACGAAATTTCGGTTTGACGGATAACGGCCACAGCCGGCACACTCCCACCGGTAATCCATTTAACAGCCATGAGGACATTGTCATGAGTAATCAAGCAAAATTGCGCTGGGGCATAGTGGGCGCCGCGCGCGTCAATGAACGTTTGCTGCCGGCCATCGTCGAAGCATCCAATGCAGAGCTAGTGGCGATAGCCAGCCGTCGGCCCGGCGCGGCTGCGGAAACCTTGAGGAAATACGCCCCCTGCTATCCCGGTATTCACGCCTATGACGATCTGGAGACCGTGTTGACCAATCCCGACGTGCAAGCCGTCTATTTACCGATGGCCAATCACGAGCATGCGGAATGGGCACTGCGAGCCATCGCGCACCGCAAACACGTGCTGGTCGAAAAACCGATGGCCTTGACGGTGACCGACATAGACGCGATCGAGACCGCCGCCCGTCGTTATAAAGTCAAGGTGATGGAAGGTTTCATGTACCGCTTCCATCCTCAACACGTCCGAGTGATGGAGATTTTGCGCTCCGGCATGATAGGCGAAGTGCGCTCGGTGCGCGCCAGCTATTCGTTCATGATGCGTCCGGCCAGGATGTATCGATTGGCCGAGCATGTCGAACGCGGCGGCGGCGCGATGTGGGACATCGGTTGCTATGCCATCCATTCTTTGCGGATGTTTTTCGAGCAGCCGCCCTTGGCCGTGACCGCGATGGCCAAATATGTCGAGAGCGGTGCCGATATTTCCACCAGCGGCATCCTGGATTATGGCGACGGCCGCTTTGCGCACTTTGATTTCAGTTTTGAACGCGCGCGTCGTTGCGAATACGAAATCGTCGGCACGCAAGGGGGCTTGAAATGCCATGTGGTCTGGCAATTGCCGGGCGATGTGCCGGTGATTTCCTGG
Proteins encoded:
- a CDS encoding Gfo/Idh/MocA family protein, which codes for MSNQAKLRWGIVGAARVNERLLPAIVEASNAELVAIASRRPGAAAETLRKYAPCYPGIHAYDDLETVLTNPDVQAVYLPMANHEHAEWALRAIAHRKHVLVEKPMALTVTDIDAIETAARRYKVKVMEGFMYRFHPQHVRVMEILRSGMIGEVRSVRASYSFMMRPARMYRLAEHVERGGGAMWDIGCYAIHSLRMFFEQPPLAVTAMAKYVESGADISTSGILDYGDGRFAHFDFSFERARRCEYEIVGTQGGLKCHVVWQLPGDVPVISWWTEDGRQVEERMPASNHFKLEIEHFSDCVLNDREPALSLDDARDNCRVIVAALESAANGQVAKI